AACACCATTCTACAAGTTCagcaaaaagtaaaaaatgaatctaataaaagtcaaatttgattaacttaaatCACAATCTACACACAATGTTCTTACATCCTTCACTATAATCTTGTCTGGAAGTCCAATTCTTGGTAATAACCATTCCAACACATACCATGAGGAGTTTTCAGAATTGCTTATAACAGGTTGATCATCTGAAAAGCAAGAATATGCTGAAGTCATGGCTaatggataaaaaaaattagatattaacaACGGGAATGGAGCCCAAACCTGAACGGCGTAGAAGTATTCTATGTGTAACAAAAGACTGCAAGAACGTAAGGGGCGccataaaattagaaatattaatagtgactgtaaaaaaaaaaggtacaaGACATGAGCAACATTAGGAGCCAACATCAACCACTTCATAATATACATGATGTACCAGTAACAATCTTTACCTGCCAGACTGAAGGCATGTACTCACGATACTGAGTATGTTGTGGGCTTCTTGTTACATTTCTTGAACACCTTTTCAAGAAGTAcagtaatattaaaattagaacaGAAACTACGGCTTCTCAGTAATGAATTTGCCAAGCAACACAGTAAAAACGTTTAATACAGAAATGGAGACCAATTGGGTATCATTTAATTGTCCTACCTTAAGAATGTGctgaaaaacaagaaagagaTAAATAAGGAAACAGAAATAAAAAGGCCTGAAGGTTGCATTGCACCATAGTTCGGACTTCatacatttatttatactaGAAAAAAGTGTATATAATAGGGTGATTGTGGATCAATTTCTTCTTAGTCTACCCCTATTTAAATCCTCTTACTAATCACCATTGAAAAGGGTCAGTACTTCTTTAGCTCATGACTttcataaataatttaacaCGATCGATTCTCTTGACATAGTGGaagaatttttattgaaagcaaccgttttcaaaaatacttttcTCTCTAGACACAATTACATACAATATTTCCAATTAGTCCTATACGGATAATGAAAGAAACGAGCTTTAATTTCTCTAACCACCATGGATTGATGGAACTCACCCGTTGACCTCCTCTGAAGCCGTAGAGTATGTATTTCCAAAAATAACCGACTTTGTGGCTATAACTAACATAGGATGCACCTGAAGTAGTTTTTTAATATCTTGAACTACAGCTTCTGATACACTCTGTAAGAAAAGCTTTTTCCTGCATCACAAATAACATCTTCAAGTTAAACTTTGCATATACCTGAATCATGGATACTATTAAGAGAAACTCTTGCAATTATCAACTTTCCCTTGCTTTCTGTCTATGTTTTTACCcttcattcaaaaaatatatatagaaaaaagaaaacaagcaaGCCACAGAATGATCATCTAAGAATTCTAAATATAAATTGAACTTCAGAGGATTCTAAAGCttgggaaaaaaaaagaggCATGCATCAAACAAGGGTGGTGATGGGTATTAGTTACCTATTATGTTCTTTTAGAGACAAGAACATTGATGCCCGATCTACCCAATGAAAAGCTCCAATGCTGTCAAATACAGTTTGGGCACTCAAACTTTAGTTATCAAATCAAAATGTAGTTTCTTCATAATAATGAGTTAATGATGCCATTTCAAGTAACATtgattaatttgataaattttgttttttaaagaaaaagcaGCAAGAAACCAACCTGTCAATCAGTAGCAGTTGCACACTAACCCCATGATCTTTCTCCCTTTTTAAGCGATAATGTAAACTCTGTTGGTCAAGAGATGCATAAGCaggtattaaaaataataaacaatgtTACAAGGTAGTgtgctctctctctcccccataaatttttttgtgctgtTTGTGTAGAAATTAATCTTATATCTTCATCACAATGACTTTAAGTATTTCACACAAATCCAATTAGGCTTTATAACTACTTGGACTAATATCAAATATTCTCTCATGCCAACAAAAGTAACTACCTTTCTCCCTCCGCTACTTGAATCATCATAAAACGGAATTGAACCTAAGTGGATCTTCACACCCTCAATGCATCAAGATTAAGCTAATTGAAGTAACTTTAGAGTAAGAGTGGGTATAGGATGAACTTACCTTGAGAGTCTGAAGGAATTCGAAGCTGTTGGAACACCGGGCATACAAGAAGCGTTGCATGCACAAATCATACAGCGTCTTATCACAATCCCCAATCGCATTACCTTCCATAATCCGATGAGTGAGCATTTGCGAGAAGCGCGAGATATCGAAGCGACAATCGAGGTCAAGAAAGAGCACGGAATGGTCAAAACCACCGTAGCGAACCCGGTTCCACTCTTTCGGAAGTACACAATTTATAGCAACCTGAGATTTTTCAGTTATTGCAAATCAAATTGAGATGAAATAGAAAAGAATTTTTGTGTGTGTTGGTGTTACGGTTGAAGAAGTTGTTCAGGTAGGTACTTGAATGAGAATTTGTGTTTTGGCGGAGGGTGAGGGACCGAAGATCTCGATGACGTTGCCGAGGCGGAGCGGAACCCTGTGCAGCGGCGGAACGAGGAGGGTGGATCGGAGGGCGGAGATCCTACGTAGCATATAGTGAGCGGTTTCATCGCCGTCGATCCAACCTTTAACTCCTCTTTTCTCATTATCCTCCTTCTTGTTCATATGCTATCAATTAATCAATGTTATGAattatgattttggttttcaaccttttctttttctctattctCAATTCAGTTCTGTTCTGATAAACGATAATCATCCTCAGCTGTCGACGGATTCTGCACCGGACTGCTTCCCGCGCAAACTAACCATTGGGCCTAAAGAGATAAATGTTTATTGGGCTCGGCTCTCCTTTTTGGTCAAGTTGGGTTCGTATAAGTGTGAAAGTAATAAATAATTTGAGATAATCGAGTAGTGAATTCATTTGTCTATTTAAATAAGTGTCTACAGTTCAATAGATTAATCTTTGATGTGGCTAGCTTGAAAATACCTTAGGGCAccaaaagaaaagtatgaaagGTATGTTTTTGgcaatttatttactttattctttggatttaaaatttagctgaaatcaaataataaatagaaatttttataaagtAGGAAGTAGATGCTGTTAAgtgttttttttgtgacttattttttttggtgattgATGCTGTTTTGGTGATTGATGCTGTAAagtatttaatctaattttttattatttttttatttaattttaatctcaCTTATAGAATTAAAAGTGAGATATCACATTTTATTctttcaagtattttttttattggagaGGATCTATTTTCTATAacctataaaatattatatgtgtGGTATATGTAAATTTATAATGTTATAATATTTAAGATTGGAATATATATAAAggttatatacttatattttatGCAATATTAGAAATGTGATTACGTGAGAGGGCTTTATTCTCCCTTCTTTATTTTAACGTGgaggaatttttttattattttcatgttaaaatgaaaatggctgatgatataaatattatagttaaaattttgatttaattcttaatattttttatattataattttaaataaatttattaatttataaaatttatactaaatataataattttactatttaaatcttatgacaattatatattttacttcCTTAATGAACCATAGAAGAAAGACAACACGTGAGGCTCTTATTTGCCTTAAAATTCTCACTTCGTAACAATCTCTATTGTCCAcaattaattcatttaattaGTTACTTCCTTTCTCCCACCTCTTCTTACTTGTTTTCTTTCTCCACGCACCACCCTCTATTTCTTGATAATATTAgcaaatcaataataatattataataatattacttTACTAAAATTGCACCCTTCAACCGTCATTTAAGAGAAAACACAAGTTCCATAAACCATTTTTGTACCTGAATTTCATTTGTACCAGGTTTGCTGTCTTTGCTATAGTAAACCTTTAACATAGTTTCATGTCTTTAGATTCTGTGTTTTACTCTTTTG
The genomic region above belongs to Arachis duranensis cultivar V14167 chromosome 3, aradu.V14167.gnm2.J7QH, whole genome shotgun sequence and contains:
- the LOC107477163 gene encoding DNA repair protein XRCC2 homolog isoform X1, with product MNKKEDNEKRGVKGWIDGDETAHYMLRRISALRSTLLVPPLHRVPLRLGNVIEIFGPSPSAKTQILIQVAINCVLPKEWNRVRYGGFDHSVLFLDLDCRFDISRFSQMLTHRIMEGNAIGDCDKTLYDLCMQRFLYARCSNSFEFLQTLKSLHYRLKREKDHGVSVQLLLIDSIGAFHWVDRASMFLSLKEHNRKKLFLQSVSEAVVQDIKKLLQVHPMLVIATKSVIFGNTYSTASEEVNGCSRNVTRSPQHTQYREYMPSVWQSFVTHRILLRRSDDQPVISNSENSSWYVLEWLLPRIGLPDKIIVKDNGVFVDS
- the LOC107477163 gene encoding DNA repair protein XRCC2 homolog isoform X2, which encodes MNKKEDNEKRGVKGWIDGDETAHYMLRRISALRSTLLVPPLHRVPLRLGNVIEIFGPSPSAKTQILIQVAINCVLPKEWNRVRYGGFDHSVLFLDLDCRFDISRFSQMLTHRIMEGNAIGDCDKTLYDLCMQRFLYARCSNSFEFLQTLKSLHYRLKREKDHGVSVQLLLIDSIGAFHWVDRASMFLSLKEHNR